Proteins encoded together in one Centropristis striata isolate RG_2023a ecotype Rhode Island chromosome 6, C.striata_1.0, whole genome shotgun sequence window:
- the syt1b gene encoding synaptotagmin-1b, whose translation MTGNRRAAPAAPGTPTTPTHLPNEATTPGQNRSGSHSPNKFMSELHSIHMPSWAVAALCIVSLCVVLSCAVCVWKKCLKKKDKDKEKDKKKGKEKSNGGFDTEMDGGYSKPLKDEGNKETELSDNEPKEEEKLGRLHFTLDYNFTDNTLIVGILQASELPAMDVGGSSDPYVKLFLLPDKKKKFETKVHRKTLEPNFNETFTFKVPYTELGGKTLVMTVYDFDRFSKHDAIGAVKILMSSVDFSQSLQEWRDLQKAEKEESERLGDICLSLRYVPTAGKLTVVILEAKNLKKMDVGGLSDPYAKIHLMQNGKRLKKKKTTIKKNTLNPYYNESFSFEVPCEQIEKVQVAVTVLDYDKIGKNDAIGKVLLGYNNNGTEQRHWEDMLANPRRPIAQWHSLKPEDEINALISNKK comes from the exons ATGACTGGAAACCGCCGAGCTGCCCCCGCTGCACCTGGCACCCCCACTACCCCAACCCACTTGCCAAATGAGGCAACCACCCCAGGCCAAAACCGATCTGGAAGCCATAGTCCCAACAAGTTCATGAGTGAGCTACACAGCATCCACA TGCCATCATGGGCGGTTGCTGCCCTGTGCATCGTGAGTTTGTGCGTGGTGCTGTCGTGTGCTGTGTGCGTGTGGAAGAAGTGTTTGAAAAAGAAGGACAAGGACAAAGAAAAGgacaagaaaaagggaaaagagaAGAGCAATGGAGGCTTTGACACTGAAATGGATGGAGGTTACAGCAAG ccgcTGAAAGATGAAGGTAACAAAGAGACAGAGCTGTCAGATAATGAGcccaaggaggaggagaagttgGGCAGGTTACATTTCACATTAGACTACAACTTCACAGATAACACG CTCATAGTCGGCATCTTGCAGGCATCTGAACTCCCTGCAATGGATGTGGGTGGCAGTTCAGACCCGTATGTTAAACTTTTTCTGCTGccggacaaaaagaaaaagtttgaaaCTAAAGTTCATAGGAAGACCCTGGAACCCAACTTCAATGAGACTTTCACATTTaag GTACCATACACTGAGCTGGGCGGGAAGACGCTGGTGATGACTGTGTACGACTTTGACCGTTTCTCAAAGCACGATGCCATTGGAGCAGTGAAGATACTGATGAGCAGTGTGGACTTTAGCCAGTCTCTGCAGGAGTGGAGGGATCTGCAGAaggcagagaaggaggag AGCGAGCGGCTTGGAGACATATGTTTGTCCTTGAGGTATGTGCCTACTGCAGGTAAGCTGACGGTGGTGATTTTGGAAGCCAAAAACCTGAAGAAAATGGATGTGGGTGGATTATCAG ACCCTTACGCGAAGATCCACTTAATGCAGAATGGGAAAAGactcaagaaaaagaaaacaacgaTAAAGAAGAACACTTTAAACCCTTACTACAACGAGTCGTTCAGCTTTGAAGTGCCATGTGAACAGATAGAG AAGGTGCAGGTAGCAGTGACTGTGCTGGACTATGATAAGATTGGGAAGAATGACGCCATCGGGAAGGTGTTGCTTGGCTATAACAACAATGGGACTGAACAACGGCACTGGGAAGACATGCTGGCAAACCCCCGGAGGCCAATAGCCCAGTGGCACAGCCTCAAACCAGAGGATGAAATCAACGCACTTATTTCCAACAAGAAATAA